Proteins found in one Petrotoga sp. 9PW.55.5.1 genomic segment:
- a CDS encoding substrate-binding domain-containing protein: protein MKNTVKFLTVFVILLLTFSTLVFSVDKEVKVVHVALGNYGDHWVQLVSGAREMANLLGINLTVLDAQMSNSKQVQMLDNAITMRPDAIFIDHGEGTALKPGIQRAMSLGIPVIIFDVIVDTEVTSEISQDDYMLAYLSLSAMAQDLKGEGNIVVVTLSGVAPLERRMQILPLILARYPKIKVIEQIAPTFGSAVISSTMSLMDAVLRAHSNEIDAIWAPYDQLAIGALNAIKQANKNIPVYGVDVSSYDLSLMAAPDSNWKATAACDPSEIGRVAMRIAYLAANDQYEEIPRYAIIPPALITQEVAREIDLENGEFITKDLVPAWGDSGIAWTNGMRELVKNNQK, encoded by the coding sequence ATGAAAAACACAGTAAAATTTTTAACGGTATTTGTGATTCTTTTATTAACTTTTTCTACTTTAGTTTTTTCAGTTGATAAAGAAGTAAAAGTTGTTCACGTTGCACTTGGTAATTACGGGGATCATTGGGTTCAATTAGTTTCTGGAGCACGTGAGATGGCAAATTTGTTAGGAATTAATTTAACGGTGTTAGACGCTCAAATGTCGAATAGCAAACAAGTTCAAATGTTAGACAATGCCATAACAATGCGTCCGGATGCAATTTTTATTGATCACGGTGAAGGAACTGCATTAAAACCAGGGATTCAGAGAGCTATGAGTTTAGGGATACCTGTGATCATTTTCGATGTTATTGTTGATACTGAAGTGACTTCAGAAATTTCCCAAGATGATTATATGTTAGCATATTTAAGTCTATCTGCAATGGCTCAGGATTTGAAAGGTGAAGGAAATATTGTAGTAGTGACGTTATCTGGAGTGGCTCCTTTGGAGAGAAGAATGCAAATATTACCGCTAATATTGGCAAGATATCCAAAAATTAAAGTAATTGAACAAATAGCTCCAACTTTTGGTTCTGCTGTGATCTCAAGTACTATGTCACTTATGGATGCAGTTTTAAGAGCTCATTCTAATGAGATTGATGCTATATGGGCACCATATGATCAACTTGCAATAGGAGCTTTAAATGCTATAAAACAAGCCAATAAAAATATTCCTGTTTATGGAGTAGATGTGAGTTCATATGACCTTTCTCTTATGGCTGCACCAGATAGCAACTGGAAAGCTACCGCAGCATGTGACCCTTCAGAAATAGGAAGAGTAGCTATGAGAATTGCATATTTAGCTGCCAATGATCAGTATGAGGAAATACCAAGATATGCTATAATTCCTCCAGCTTTAATCACTCAAGAAGTTGCACGCGAAATTGATTTGGAAAATGGGGAATTTATAACTAAAGATTTGGTTCCGGCATGGGGAGATAGCGGCATAGCTTGGACTAACGGAATGAGAGAATTAGTTAAAAATAATCAAAAGTGA
- the mtnK gene encoding S-methyl-5-thioribose kinase encodes MSYRSLKENEVENYIKEKGFFGENEKLQVKEIGDGNLNLVFKVIGDSGKSYILKQALPYVKIVGSDWPLQLNRNKLEAEAMKRQGELAPGLVPEIYYIDNELALFIMEDLSTLEVMRKGTLQMKKYPNFSEHISTFLANTIFYTSDFYLNPLEKKEMVRRFINPDLCKITEDLIFTDPYYNSPRNKINPELRSYLENKFWKRQYLWNEASKLKYIFMTKAESLLHGDLHTGSIFVSKNDTKVFDSEFSFFGPSAFDPGLLIGNLLINYVSWEGKEYSKEKVEDYREYLLITIGDIYKKFTDKFSKLWGEKTNDISFKDNNFLDHYFSEFFEDMMGYAAAAMIRRMHGLAHNIDVDEIEDLKERSKVQIIILELATQLMMNRKRFKVVEDVISYVRSIIF; translated from the coding sequence ATGAGTTATAGGTCTTTAAAGGAAAATGAGGTAGAAAACTATATAAAAGAAAAAGGTTTTTTTGGAGAAAATGAGAAATTACAAGTTAAAGAAATAGGAGACGGAAATTTAAATCTTGTATTTAAAGTAATAGGAGATAGCGGAAAATCATATATATTGAAGCAAGCTTTACCATATGTCAAAATTGTTGGTAGTGATTGGCCACTTCAATTAAATAGAAATAAATTAGAAGCCGAAGCAATGAAAAGGCAAGGAGAACTAGCCCCTGGTCTGGTACCTGAAATATACTACATTGATAATGAATTAGCTTTATTTATAATGGAGGATCTATCTACATTGGAAGTAATGAGAAAAGGAACATTACAAATGAAAAAATATCCTAATTTTTCAGAACATATTTCTACTTTTTTAGCTAATACTATTTTTTATACCTCAGATTTTTATTTAAATCCTCTTGAGAAAAAAGAAATGGTGAGAAGATTCATAAATCCTGATTTATGCAAAATTACCGAAGATTTAATATTTACCGACCCATATTATAACTCACCTCGAAATAAGATAAATCCTGAATTAAGATCTTATTTAGAAAATAAATTTTGGAAAAGGCAATATTTATGGAATGAAGCCTCTAAACTGAAATATATATTCATGACTAAAGCAGAAAGTCTTCTACATGGGGACCTACATACCGGTTCTATATTTGTAAGTAAAAATGATACTAAAGTTTTTGATAGTGAATTTTCATTTTTTGGACCTTCTGCTTTTGATCCTGGTTTATTAATTGGTAACCTTCTTATTAACTATGTCTCATGGGAAGGCAAGGAATATTCTAAAGAAAAAGTTGAAGATTATAGAGAATATTTGTTAATAACAATAGGAGATATATATAAAAAGTTCACAGATAAATTTTCTAAACTTTGGGGTGAAAAAACTAACGACATAAGTTTCAAAGACAATAATTTTTTAGATCACTATTTTTCAGAATTCTTTGAAGATATGATGGGTTACGCTGCTGCTGCAATGATAAGAAGAATGCACGGATTAGCTCATAATATAGATGTCGATGAAATTGAAGATTTAAAAGAAAGGTCAAAAGTTCAAATAATTATTTTGGAGTTAGCTACCCAATTGATGATGAACAGGAAAAGGTTTAAAGTTGTTGAAGATGTAATTTCTTACGTAAGATCAATCATTTTTTAA
- the mtnA gene encoding S-methyl-5-thioribose-1-phosphate isomerase, whose amino-acid sequence MNITEPIIWNKNDKTLKILNQLKLPNEVEYLTKKTVRDIYYSIKNMELRGAPLIGITAAYGVVIGLYNLSNNESFIKNVENSVNILKDARPTAVNLFWALDRMLGKAKEIEKLLIPFEQKKEILEEEAGKIFREDEEGNIKIGNYFIDNCLIKDGDTILTHCNAGALATSKYGTATSPIYIAKEKGWNIKVYADETRPYLQGSRLTAFELNQVGIEVVLICDNMAGWVMKQGKINAVIVGADRIARNGDVANKIGTYSVAVLAHRHGIPFYVAAPTSTIDIVCESGKTIPIEERNSREVMEFNGQKIAPDGIKIYNPAFDVTPNELITAIVTEKGILTKPYEINIRKIKS is encoded by the coding sequence ATGAATATTACTGAACCTATAATATGGAATAAGAACGATAAAACTTTAAAGATACTAAATCAATTGAAGTTACCAAATGAAGTGGAATATTTGACAAAAAAAACCGTACGAGATATTTACTATTCTATAAAAAATATGGAATTAAGAGGTGCACCCTTAATAGGAATAACAGCTGCTTATGGGGTAGTAATTGGATTATATAATTTAAGTAATAATGAAAGTTTTATCAAAAATGTAGAAAATAGTGTAAATATTTTAAAAGATGCGAGGCCTACAGCTGTCAATTTGTTTTGGGCACTGGATAGGATGTTGGGAAAAGCTAAAGAGATCGAAAAATTACTAATCCCATTTGAACAAAAAAAGGAAATCCTTGAAGAAGAAGCAGGTAAAATTTTTAGAGAAGATGAAGAAGGAAATATAAAAATAGGGAATTATTTTATAGATAATTGCCTTATAAAAGATGGTGATACCATTTTAACCCATTGTAACGCTGGAGCTCTTGCAACTTCTAAATATGGAACAGCTACTTCTCCTATTTATATAGCAAAAGAGAAAGGATGGAATATTAAAGTTTATGCCGATGAAACTCGTCCTTATCTTCAAGGTTCCAGATTAACTGCTTTTGAATTAAACCAGGTTGGAATAGAAGTGGTGTTAATTTGTGATAATATGGCTGGGTGGGTAATGAAGCAAGGCAAAATAAACGCCGTAATAGTAGGAGCGGATAGAATAGCAAGAAACGGCGATGTGGCCAATAAAATAGGTACATATTCAGTTGCTGTCTTAGCTCATAGACATGGAATTCCGTTTTATGTAGCTGCTCCAACTTCTACAATAGATATTGTTTGTGAATCTGGAAAAACAATCCCTATCGAAGAAAGAAATTCGAGAGAGGTTATGGAATTTAATGGGCAAAAAATAGCTCCCGATGGAATAAAAATTTATAATCCTGCTTTCGATGTCACCCCAAATGAATTAATTACCGCAATAGTAACAGAAAAAGGTATTTTAACCAAACCATATGAAATTAATATAAGAAAAATAAAATCTTAA